In Brettanomyces bruxellensis chromosome 8, complete sequence, a genomic segment contains:
- a CDS encoding uncharacterized protein (BUSCO:EOG092636Y6) translates to MQYVGRAIGSVSKTWSSLNPATLSGAIDVIVVENEDGSLYCSPFHVRFGKFQLLRPSQKKVNFIVNGETTDIPMKLGEGGEAFFVFETDADVPKDMQTSPVVSASPSPEASPRMSPKSPNLESQGEPEYLDINGGTQVLSDLKSNSEGNDSPDVNDQMDHLKLGDGSETGPKYELERTNTLKSLERAESISKRFKKKNIPSTVEANGDILLDMHGYKSDAKDLHDSDKVIKQLLADEFGSDVDYNMLINKDLNGNIRITGNGTSPAESEDATSLSSNPSSHGSDDTGKNEQDDSSDQTTAGSISSGSAKTSSGDELQSKKSTVYFKTLRLTSAQLKCMSLEYGRNKVEYSVNKGKSVIGAYLYLWKWNVPIAISDIDGTITKSDTLGHLFTMFGKDWTHEGVARLFSDIKNNGYNIIYLTARSVGLADMTRSYLNGVYQNGYSLPFGPVILSPDRTMEALKREIVLKKPQVFKMACLKDIEALYFPNESGREDHMENASELNIFDGSSGDEIARELPATTDSSSFTDINTNTNTGSSRMLDEEKANQTLTKGDNGGSFDSNNNANSIDSQRFDSIPESHLTGSDILKSMNTKEKVGESNCDESGLPGEELKTPFYAGFGNRITDALSYRSVGIPSSRIFTINTDSEVHMELLEMAGYKASYVSIGELVDQFFPPVSISKSSKGVGSELNDAANRFSDVTFWRNPIPDLTDISEDESTTNESNGGEDNETSSSHEEARNVGSLSPRLKSFFMRSNENVDEKEDEKDDSILESENGAHDDEDEEIGDDLDEDPDYVYEDDPDMEYEDEDSVGSDFDGDELEDYDDNIGGESVAEDKDYEREEEGLKVRNDKKEEKEEEASLIKETGMQKNTSNHALEDQGTPTFTTKHGSSSATTVMNPTTVHGSFIRN, encoded by the coding sequence ATGCAATATGTTGGAAGAGCCATTGGCTCCGTTTCGAAGACATGGAGCTCATTGAATCCGGCAACTCTTTCTGGTGCAATCGATGTTATAGTTGTGGAAAACGAAGATGGATCGTTGTACTGCTCCCCCTTCCATGTGCGGTTTGGAAAATTTCAACTACTAAGGCCGTCGCAAAAGAAAGTCAACTTTATTGTCAATGGTGAAACAACAGATATTCCAATGAAGTTGGGTGAGGGTGGAGaagctttttttgtgtttgaAACTGATGCAGATGTCCCAAAAGATATGCAGACATCTCCAGTAGTAAGTGcatctccttctcctgAAGCTAGTCCTCGAATGAGTCCAAAAAGCCCAAATTTAGAATCTCAAGGGGAGCCAGAATACCTAGATATAAATGGTGGTACGCAAGTTCTTTCGGACTTGAAAAGTAATAGCGAAGGAAATGATTCACCGGATGTTAACGATCAAATGGACCATTTAAAGCTAGGTGATGGATCAGAAACGGGCCCCAAATATGAACTCGAAAGAACCAACACATTGAAATCTTTGGAGAGGGCAGAGAGTATATCGAAGAGattcaagaagaaaaatatccCTTCTACTGTGGAAGCTAATGGAGATATACTTCTTGATATGCATGGCTACAAAAGCGATGCGAAGGACCTTCATGATTCTGACAAAGTTATCAAACAGCTTTTAGCGGACGAGTTTGGCTCTGATGTGGATTATAACATGCTTATAAACAAAGACCTTAATGGTAATATTAGAATAACAGGAAATGGTACTTCGCCTGCTGAAAGTGAGGATGCGACTTCCTTATCATCCAATCCTTCATCTCATGGTTCGGATGATACCGGTAAAAATGAACAAGATGACAGCAGCGATCAAACTACAGCAGGATCAATTTCATCCGGAAGTGCGAAAACATCTTCTGGAGATGAGCTTcaatcaaagaaaagtacGGTCTACTTTAAAACATTGAGATTAACATCTGCTCAATTGAAATGCATGTCCTTAGAATACGGTAGAAATAAAGTCGAGTATAGCGTGAATAAAGGGAAATCCGTCATTGgtgcatatttatatttatggAAATGGAACGTGCCTATCGCGATATCAGACATAGACGGAACCATTACCAAGTCCGATACTTTAGGTCATTTGTTTACGATGTTTGGTAAAGATTGGACACACGAGGGTGTTGCCAGATTATTCAGTGATATAAAGAACAACGGATACAACATAATATATTTAACGGCAAGATCCGTTGGCCTTGCAGATATGACACGGTCATATCTTAATGGGGTCTACCAGAATGGATACAGTCTGCCATTTGGGCCAGTTATACTTTCTCCAGATAGGACAATGGAAGCTTTAAAACGAGAAATTGTTCTAAAAAAGCCTCAAGTTTTCAAGATGGCATGCTTAAAAGATATTGAAGCATTGTATTTTCCTAATGAGTCTGGCAGAGAAGATCATATGGAAAATGCTTCAGAgctaaatatttttgatggCTCATCTGGCGATGAGATAGCACGCGAATTACCCGCAACAACTGATTCAAGCAGCTTTACTGATATTAATACGAACACAAATACAGGTTCTTCCAGAATgttggatgaagaaaaggcaAATCAAACGCTAACGAAAGGTGACAACGGAGGTTCATTTGATAGTAACAACAATGCGAACAGTATTGACTCACAACGGTTTGATTCGATACCAGAATCACATTTGACAGGTAGTGACATTCTGAAAAGTATGAatacaaaggaaaaagtggGAGAGTCAAACTGTGATGAGAGTGGCCTTCCGGGGGAGGAACTAAAAACGCCATTTTACGCTGGATTTGGTAACAGAATTACTGATGCATTATCATATCGGAGTGTAGGAATTCCTTCCTCCCGTATATTTACCATCAACACAGATAGTGAAGTGCATATGGAACTTTTAGAGATGGCTGGCTATAAGGCGTCATATGTTTCTATAGGAGAGTTGGTtgatcaattttttcctcctgtGAGCATTTCAAAATCCAGCAAAGGAGTGGGTTCAGAATTAAATGATGCCGCAAATCGTTTTAGTGACGTAACGTTTTGGAGGAATCCGATACCGGACTTAACCGACATTTCGGAAGATGAGAGTACCACAAATGAGAGCAATGGTGGTGAAGACAACgaaacatcatcatcacacGAAGAGGCCAGAAACGTTGGATCACTGAGCCCGCGATTaaaatctttctttatGAGGTCCAATGAAAATGTAGATGAGAAGGAGgatgagaaagatgatagtattttggaaagtgaaaatggGGCTCACGATgacgaagatgaagagatCGGGGATGATTTGGATGAGGATCCGGATTATGTTTACGAAGATGATCCCGATATGGaatatgaagatgaagacaGTGTCGGAAGTGACTTTGACGGGGATGAATTGGAGGATTATGATGATAACATAGGTGGCGAAAGTGTGGCCGAAGATAAAGATTACGAGCGAGAAGAGGAAGGTTTGAAGGTGAGGAAcgacaaaaaagaagagaaagaagaagaagcctCTTTGATTAAAGAAACGGGGATGCAGAAGAATACATCAAATCATGCATTGGAGGACCAAGGAACACCTACATTTACAACAAAACATGGAAGCTCTTCCGCAACAACCGTTATGAATCCCACCACAGTGCATGGATCATTCATCAGAAATTAA